The window CATGAAGTAGGATGATCATATATGTTTGTGAAGTTTATTCAAggctattatatatattttttgtaggTTGGTTATACTAGCATATAGAGTATTTTGCTAATCTAAAACTAGGTTGTTTTGCCAGATTGCTTTGGTGTACGAGTTTGTTCCAATAAAATTCGCCACTGGCTTGCCCAAATTATATCACAAACTAATAGTTGACGTTGAATTCCTGCAATATATCACAAACTAATAGCTGATAGAAGAATTTATtcaatttttatttcatcatggATATGAATATTGCACCACAGGGATATGGGAAATCACTCTGGTTGGTGCATGGTATGTTCAAAGCAAATGGAGGGTGCGGATATGTGAAGAAGCCAGATATACTGTTGAATGATAATCCAGATCAACTCTATGATCCTAAAGCTACATTGCTACCGATGAAAACATTGAAGGTGAATTTTGACcatattctgcttttatatctcaACAGTTATTTTACCTTTGTGACGTTCATATTAACATGATGCCATTTAACATCAGGTGACGGTATACACCGGGGACGGGTGGCGCTTTGATTACCATAAATCACATTTTGATACATTTTCACCACCAGATTTTTATGCAAGGGTAAGATTAAGGAAATAACATGATTTTTGTGCCAATATATCAGTAGTATGGGTAAGATCAATCCTTTCAAGGAAGAATACATATGATATGGTTATTTTCATGCTACTAGATTTGATCATTAACCTTTGCGCTATTGATGAATTGATTCGATCATTAAGCATTAGTTGTGCCGTGTTCATGGAAAGCATATTTCTTATAGCCTAATTCAGACAGTTTGCTTTTGCACTTGCAAGTAGAAGATAGAATATCAATGTATCTTCATGTCAGTTATGAACTTGAGGCATGTTATGGATGAAACAGGTGGGCATAGCTGGAGTGCCAGTTGATACAACAATGAAGCAAACAAAAATAATCGAGGATTGTTGGACGCCCGTTTGGGATGAAGAGTTCGAGTTCAAGTTGACTGTTCCAGAACTTGCTTTGCTTCGCATCGAAGTTTTCGAGCACGATGTGTCGGACCAGGATGACTTTGCTGGCCAGACTTGTTTGCCGGTGTGGGAATTAAGGACTGGGATCCGCTCTGTTAGTCTGTGCGACGTCAAGGGTCAGGCCCTAAAATCTGTGAAGCTGCTAATGCGCTTTGATTTCATTTTCCATTGAAGTCTGTATCCAATTTTATGATAAATCGTGTGATTTCCATATATAAAGCTGAAGCATGTCTCGTTGCTGTAAAACAACATAAAACTTTGGATTAATACATCCTCTTGTTCTTTCTGTTCTTGCAACTACATATTGACTTTGCTCTGTAAGGTCATATTGCTGTTTCTGTAAAAATAACAAATCCAAATTATCTTCCAATGTTCATGTTTTGTGgttgcacaaaagaaaaaatgTCTTTACATATTCTTTGATTTGATTTTATCATACAATGAAATCATATACTCATATTGTGCTTTTGTTGTATTTAGTCTTTATTGTTTGTGTTATGCAGCCGCACATATAGAACCTAAATCGCTtaatattagatatatatatacaaatatgtcgATATTTTAAGCTATTATGACGTGGTCGCATACGTCCAAGTCGACAACCAAACACAACACGAGAGACCATTAGATAAGTCTATCCATAgcaagaggaggagaaagaagaacacagcagcagcagcagccatggCCGCCGGTGCCGCGCACGTCGCCACCGCCAAGCTGCGGCGCGCAACCTTCATGGCGAGCACTCCACCACCAGCGCAAGGCCGGGCATACCCCTCCGGCGGCCAGCTGGAGCTCATCCGCTCCGGTGTCGTCCGCGCCATCCCGCCCAAGGACGCCGCGGCCGCTCTGCGGACCGAAGACTTCCGCCTCCTGGACGTCAGGCCGGCGTGGGAGTACGAGAAGGCCCGCGTCGGGGGGTCGCTTCATGTCCCCTTCTTCGTGGCGGACACCGACCCCACCCCCGTCACGCTGCTGAAGAAGTGGGTGCACTTCGGCTACATCGGGCTGTGGACGGGTCAGCATCTCACCACCATCAACGAGCAGTTCCTCCCTCAGGTGGAAGAGCTGGTGCCCGACAAGGAGGACAAGCTCCTCGTGGCCTGCGGTGAAGGACTCAGGTAAACGAAAGCTCCACAGCCTCTGTGTCAAAGCTCCGCTCTCATCTGTGCTGATACCTTTCTTTCTTGACTCGAGGTCGATGATTGCGGTGAGGGCACTGCACAATGGAGGGTACAAGAACTTGGGGTGGCTGGCCGGAGGATTCAACAGGTCCGGCGACGGTGATTTCTCCGAAGTGCAGGGAACATCTAAGCTGCAGTACGCCACTGTCGGGGGAGCGTCGTATCTCTTCCTGCAGTTGCTTCTGTTGCTGAAGGTGATCGGCAAGGAGAACTGAGGCAGCCGAGTTCATGCTCACATCTCCACTGGGAGGTGACTTGTACTTGTTTTGGAATCATGTGGCTTCTGAACGCTCCATTGATGAATGAGTTGGTGCTCATCAAAGAGCCATTTCTTGAGAAACACTAACTGTTTACGCTTATCCTTGAAAACTATGGTATAGTATTCTGGTGATTAACAGATAGTATATATCTTTctagaaatgaattttatatgattatattatacCCTTTAGATTAAAGGcactaataataaaaaaaattgaatggaCATATGAATATTAAAATAACAAGAAATAATTACTATTATGAGTGGTACAGAAAAGATAgagaataattaaaaaatattttaataaaaatttggTATAAAAAATAACCAATCAAATCGTCCAACACAAACCATaagtataaaaagaaaaagaaaaaagctattttattttctaattataTGTCACGTGTTTTGCGCGTGACAAGATGTGGTTTCGTTTACTTGAAGCCCGATCCGACGGACCTGACACCGGGATTGAATCCAATTGACAACCGGTCCGATTTGGTCGCCACGTATTCCCATTTTAGATAAATGAAAAATACACTAATttcggaagaaaaaaaaaagcaaaagagaCAGAGGAAAAATACATTAATAATTTCGAAAAGCCCAAAAGGGCAAACCAAATTCGACCTTtattgcttctctctctctctcttcctcggcTTCTAGATAGATGGGAGCCGTCTTCCTCGCATCGATCACGAGAACACTACCACTTCGCTTGCTCTCTGCAAGCGCTCCCTCCTCCTCCGGCGATCCATAGTGCCGGATCCGAACGCCCCCTGATCTGAGACCCGCCGCGTCATGGAAGTCGGCTCCATCTCCTCCGCCCCCCGCACCGTGGAAGAGATCTTTAAGGACTATAGCAGCCGCCGCGCCGGCATCGTCCGCGCCCTCACCCATGGTTCCCTTCCCTTCCTTTTGCCTCgcgctctctatctctctctcttgtgATGATGTTGCTATTGTCGTTGTTCTTCTTTGGCTGACCTCTTTGACGGCGCTTGTTGGTCCCAGATGTCGACGAGTTCTACGCCCAGTGCGATCCGGGTGGGTTTCTCGCAGCCTTCGCCTCGCAGATCCAGCTTGTTTGGTGTTTCCGGGTGTATTCTTGATCCGATTTGTCGGTGGTGCAGAGAAGGAGAACTTGTGCCTGTACGGCCACCCCAACGACTCGTGGGAGGTGAACCTCCCGGCGGAGGAGGTGCCGCCGGAGCTGCCGGAGCCAGCGCTTGGGATTAATTTCGCGAGGGACGGGATGAACCGCCGCGACTGGCTCTCGCTCATCGCCGTGCATAGCGACTCCTGGCTCTTGTCTGTTGCTTTCTATCTTGGGGCGCGCCTCAACCGGAACGAGAGGTATGGGTTCGATTCAAAGGAGCAGTCTCTGGAATTCTTACTGTCTCTTATTTCTATATGTTCTATGCATAAATTGTGCGGTCGAGTAGGAGGTAGGAATGGGTAGTTCCAGAATCTGGTGCCTTTACAGTTCATAACTGTAAATGCTTGGTAGATATGTTGGCTTGTTTCGATGGTTTTATGATTAAGGTTACAGGACAGACTGATAATTAATATTTGACCATAAAATACTGCGATTATAGTTTAATGTTATTAGACATGATGATGGATATGTAAGTTGGGAAATGACTGAGAGATTGAGATTTCTGATGCTTGTCTAAAAGAATAATCTCCATTTAAAGAAAAACTTCTGTTGCCCATTATCTCATTTGGAAATGGGAACGCAAACCTACTTAAATCGGATGGGTGAATATACATTCTTGCCGAGGCCTTGGTGTCTGGCAAACAGACACATTATTGATACATGGCATAGGCCAATGGGAAACAAGTATTTGAAAAGAATCCTGTTTTTACCTTACTAATAGCTCATGATATGCTTTAAAAGTATCCATTGTCTGAACACATGCATGGGCGAGAAGATTTTTCCCCCCGGTAACTGAGAGCCCACATTGTGTCTCATAGCAGTCCCTTTCGTCCCAATAACACAGCATGCGGAGAACGTGGTAGTCTAGCAAATTTTTGTCCAaacacatcatcatgtaaaattttataatgtttTTGTTCTAACCAATACTCTGAATATGCTGAAATTGATAGGTTTATTCACTTCTTTTGATACCTGTTGTTGTTAAAATAGTAGGCCATAGGGTCACTATAGCGGTTTGTAGTGTTTGGGGCTAGTATGTAGCTCAAGTCAAGAATATATCCCTGTGTGCTTGTGTGTGATTgaattatttgataatttttaatcttataaattACATTTAGTGGGTTGCTTTGACTCGTAGTGTCTGATCTCTGCTCTCTGCTCTCTGCTATCTTTCAAGATGAATTTCCTTATTGTAAATTATTTAAACTGCTGAGACCGAGTTTGAAGGCTTTGTTGAATCTAAAAAAATGACATCAATAGGCTTATCTGGATGAGTACTTTAATAAAGTGAATGTGTTAGTTATGACAAGGCTCCTAACATGGCCAAGAGGACTAACCATGTCATGGTAAAGCCTCTTATATCGGTTGATGATTTTTATTGTTTAATAGCATTTGTTGTAAGCAGTTGGTGGTTGTCTAATGTCAAACCAACCTATCCTTTACTTATTTTTGTGTAATAATACATTGGAGGATACAACTAGCTAGTATTCTCCCCCAAAATTGCTTTATTTATGTTAGGGTGTGTTTTTCATAGTACAACTTTTTCTTATTTTCCTAGCTCCAGTGGTGATGTTGCTGGGTGGTTTAAGAAGATTGTGCTCTTTATTCTtctcatcttttttctttttattggtgAAGAATGGTAACCATAGTggagtataacatcttgaaatgcgGCTCCAATTAAAATGTGCTATGAAGCTAGATAATATTATCTTATGTGCtcatattttgaattatttcacaaCTTTTTATACATGTTGCTGCAACGTAAATGGTATTGGCTTCCACACTTTGATGACTACCTGTTTGATAATACTTAATGCACAATCATTTGTGAGGATATGAATATTCAGAGACTTGGTTGATCTAGTGGGttcatataattagctcctttagattATTGTGGATATGTGAGATTGTAACTTACAGTTTAGCTGCCATTTTGCTAACAAAATGTTATTTAGGAATCATTTAACAATTCCGATcatttatcttttaaatttttctatATTGACGACTAAGAATGTACCATATTATGGAGAACATTTGGAGTTTATTAGTCTGTAGAATTTGATATTTGGCCCTATCAAATTTGTTGGAACTTAGCACTTCAATTGGATATAGGCCTTATGAAACTATTTCAGATACACTGTTATGCCTACACTGGTGTGTGCCTGATCATGTCTTTTTAAATACATACGTGAAATATGAAGTGCAGAAATGATTTGCCACTTAATGGACATAGGAAAATTTTAATGTGACCCTTCATGGCGCTATATATACAAGGGAGTAAGTTTTTTGGCATGGAGAGTTAAAATTGAATTGTAAAATTTAGCTAGTTATCTTCACAATTAGCATCGAACTTGGAATAGGATTGATCAAACATTTGTTGCTCAGATCAGCCATTCCTTATCTTATTTAGTCAATTCCTTGGCTGCATTGCCAGATTGTTGGCAGGCTGATTTGATCATGGTACGAATAGGTCAATCCTGATTGGCAAAGAAAGAATTCAGGTAACTCACTcaaacattttgttgttccgattGAATTGTGCTTTAATTGGATCCAGAAATTCACAACACCTACTTTCGATATAGACTTATTGATCAATTTGGTAGATTACAGAAGTCAAAGAAGTTCGAATGTCAtaaggtcccaactatttggggttataTGCATGGATTCTTTTTCTTGCCAACAACACCGTTGAGGGAAAAATTACTTGTCAAACAAGAAGTAATCAAATAATCAATTATCAAATACATCTTTAGTGTTTCTAATAAATTTTTCTTGACACTGCTTGTCTAAAAAGTAATCAACAAGCAATGTTACTTGAAGTAATCAAAGATGCTTGTATCATAAAAAGTAAAACTATTTTAGTATTTTTACCAGCTTTAAAATAAAAGCAATTTTGTTATTTCTATTTTTAGTCATTTTACAAATAACACCTCATCTA of the Musa acuminata AAA Group cultivar baxijiao chromosome BXJ2-10, Cavendish_Baxijiao_AAA, whole genome shotgun sequence genome contains:
- the LOC135625245 gene encoding rhodanese-like domain-containing protein 10 encodes the protein MAAGAAHVATAKLRRATFMASTPPPAQGRAYPSGGQLELIRSGVVRAIPPKDAAAALRTEDFRLLDVRPAWEYEKARVGGSLHVPFFVADTDPTPVTLLKKWVHFGYIGLWTGQHLTTINEQFLPQVEELVPDKEDKLLVACGEGLRSMIAVRALHNGGYKNLGWLAGGFNRSGDGDFSEVQGTSKLQYATVGGASYLFLQLLLLLKVIGKEN